The region CTCTGGTGTTTTTTcaaaatcttaatttttttaatttagcctCAATGACTTTTATTTCTGTAATTTGAGTTTATATCTGCCACACCCaggtcatttttttaacattctcaAATGTCGCACAGGTGTAAAGAAGTTACGCCAAAATCCtctatttttttaagtgcacaattgattttaaaaaaaaattgattcataaataatatattccaactttagtctgatgacaatagcctgttttcttctttttctcacAAAATGAATACGttcttgtttttactttttctcataatattgcaatatacAGTCTACATAGAATACAGAtaactgtaatttttttcttctcagAATACTGTGACTGTATTCTTGTGCATGAAGGACGTTTGTTCATAATATTGAAATGAGTAATAAATCATGATGCAAGTTCAATTTTGCACTAATTTCTTGAAAATCAGAAGAGATCGTGCATTCTTGACGTGAAAAGTAACAATTGAATTGCCCTTGTTTGACTCGTGCAGCTCCACCATGGTGCACAAAGTGGCCGTGATCGGCGCCGGCCCATCGGGTCTGAGTTCCATCAAGACGTGTCTAGATGAAGGCTTGCTGCCGACCTGCTTCGAGAGCAGCGATGACCTCGGCGGACTTTGGAGATTCAAGGCAAATCCTCCCTTTGTGCACATTTCAACCACAAAGTCATTCAAAAATGCAGTAGGAAGCAAATCTCACACACCAGAGGTGCCCTAAAGGGGGAAAGGTAGGCTCATTCCAAGCATGCCTGACTGACAGGGGCAGTAAATAGGTGTGTCGTTGTCAATGAAATAAGATAGcagaatgttagcatgttgtgttTGCCTTCATCTCGCTGTTTTTTAACCAGCGTaggtaaatgtattattaaatcaGTTGTCCCTGGCTCATTTACTGGATTTAACGACAGATGAGTCAACAGCAGCCCTTTACTCCTCCCTATCCGGGTGAAGGTGACCAACACTGTTCAATGAGCCAGTGGGAATTACAcaattttttaagtatttcatgACAGTTTTGCCTTTTGTTGAATTCTGATGTTGGTGCGCTTAACGGTGCACCAGTGTGCTGCGTGCAAACCTGTTTGTCCTCTGTCGTTTCCAAATCTGTAATACCATGGCAACACagaggcctgtcacaataacacattttgctcATAACTGGAGTGTCGCTGTGGCATTCACTTATGTGCTGTCATTCATGCTAGTGTATGCTGGCTCATGGAGCTAACTGCAGTTAGGGCGGTAGCAACCATAGCACCTGAAAGCGGAGGTGTGctacatttgtgctgttttgtgcagttaaaatgaacatttgtattttgtattgtaatttGACACGAGGTCTCACTCCATTCTATTGAATGCAGTCATTGGTCAATCAAGTGACTTGGTGCTGAACCACTGTGCATAGTGAACTCtttctgcctgtttggaggcgagagaccaggaaaacaaacacattcacaTGGCAGTATATGGAGGCCAGTACAGTTATCAAGTGAATTTatcatgtgccttagtcattagttcttcattagttcctcaataactactgtatttttgtgtaccttattatAAAGTGAGACCACTACTTGTTTAGATGCTCACTGACACCTCATGCCTGTTGGACTTCTCTTCCCTGCAGGAGGTATCGGAGCCCAATCGTGCCAGCATCTACCGTTCCCTCACCATTAACATCTCCAAGGAGATGATGTGCTACAGCGACTTCCCCATCCCGGCCGAGTACCCCAACTACATGCATCACTCCAAAATCCTCAATTACTTCCGTATGTACGCGGAGCACTTTAAGCTACTGCAGCACATCCGCTTCCAGGTGAGACacgtaccttttttttttaaaggtttttttttaatttatgttgaGCTGcaccttctttccttcctgatGTACACATTGTCTAGACCATGGTGAAGCGCGTCAGACAGAGGCCAGATTATTCCCGAACGGGCCAATGGGAAGTAGTGACGGAGAGGAGGGATGGGAAGGAGGAGATGCACGTCTTTGATGCCGTCATCTGCTGCTCAGGACATTACACCTACCCCAACCTGCCCCTTCAGGACTTCCCAGGTTCTATTCCATATACGACATGAACATACGTATATGAcataaatgtgtatgtgtgtgtgcaatatatttagtatatgaaattacatttttttgacatcattttaggctgtataaaatatatatgatataaacatTATCttataataaaaacagaaataatgACTGTTGGCAATTGTAAATCCATCCGTCCAtgcggataggctccagcctcctGTGAGAGATGAAGCCTGAAGATGTTGATGTTGTCCCGCAGGAATCGAGACCTTCCAGGGACGATACCTGCACAGTTGGGACTACAAGGGTCCAGAGGACATGCCCGGCAAGCGAGTGGTGGTCATCGGCATCGGGAACTCGGGCAGCGACATCGCGGTGGAGAGCAGCAAGTTTGCAGAGCAAGTCAGGAGCTcaatcttcttcctcttctatGCCATCCCACTCTCATGTCCTCTCACATCCATCTTCCTTCTTGTGGTCTCATCAGGTTTACATGAGCACACGCCGCGGCGCCTGGGTCATCAGGCAGGTGTCGGATGACGGAATGCCAGTGGACATGAAGTACAACACGCGCTTCGTCCACATCTTGTTCCAGCTCCTCCCCATGAAGTTTCTCAACTGGTTAGGCGAGAAGAAACTCAACGCCATGTATGACCACACCATGTATGCCCTCAAACCCAGCCACAGGTACAGCTTCTGCACTGTACAGCCTATTTATGCCAAGGATGACTCCAAGTAATTAccaccacaataataaaaatcatcacaaaaagagcttgcaagattaaaacatgatttcTTGTGGGCGCTAGATCTGGGATGATAAATTCATGAATTAGtctcacaataaatgaaaatgaacgtgATCATTTTGCCAGCCTCAATACAATGCCATCTGCATGCATGTCTATTTCcatcgcctccaaacaggcaggaagagagttcactctgtgcattggtttccaTAGAACATCGGCATTAACACAGTgaacccttttgtcagtcatacagtcgctttgtctcggtgggtggaggtggggccggtagcatacacacagagtgaagAAGAAGGTAACCTAGTAGAAATGATATTGGTAGATtacaatatattgttatatattttttatattgtttcaGTGTACTTAAAAGTAAATtagtaaagtattttttttctcaaattaatACTTCAAGTTTCATGGATGAACCGttttaatatactttttaaataaatcaattataattttttttgcataataacaatttttgtcaaaaaattatgacttattttagtAATGTTGCCAAATtagttattttaattattattaaaaaaaataattacagctGGGCagcacgatggtcgagtggttagcgcgcagacctcgcagctaggagaccagggttcaattccaccctcggccatctctgtgttgagtttgtggagtttgcgtgggttttctccgggtactccggtttcctccaacattctaaaaacatgttaggcgactccaaattgtccataggtatgaatgtgagtgtgaatggttgtttgtctatatgtgccctgggattggctggcgaccagtccagggtgtaccccgcctctcacccaaagacagctgggataggctccagcacccccacgaccctcgtgaggaaaaagcggtagagaatgaatgaatgaatattacagcTTTAATGTGGTAACATAGTGTAGTATCGGATTATTCTGTTATGGATCCAAATATTTTCCATTCTGTGTAAGTTAGATCTCACGTATTTAAGCCTACACCTGGTCTTGTTGCCTGAGTCCTGCACTCCACCatattcattttcactttcatggcaatggctttccttttctttggcgcattGCCACTTGGGAGACACAGTGACGTGTGAATGGATGGCAAAAGATGTTTATAAAAATCGACATTGGATGTCCTctatgaagccatcttcaccactagACAATagatgtatatgtactgtatattcatatGAACATAAAACAATGTAAATTGGTGGCTGATCTTCTGCGCCAACCCCCACTTAGGTTTTTCAGTCAGATTCCAGTCATCAACGACGACCTGCCATATAAGATTCTCTCTGGGTCAGTCATCATCAAGCCGAACGTCAAGGAAATCCGTGGCTCTTCTGTATT is a window of Doryrhamphus excisus isolate RoL2022-K1 chromosome 5, RoL_Dexc_1.0, whole genome shotgun sequence DNA encoding:
- the LOC131130121 gene encoding flavin-containing monooxygenase 5-like isoform X2, coding for MLVETNSTMVHKVAVIGAGPSGLSSIKTCLDEGLLPTCFESSDDLGGLWRFKEVSEPNRASIYRSLTINISKEMMCYSDFPIPAEYPNYMHHSKILNYFRMYAEHFKLLQHIRFQTMVKRVRQRPDYSRTGQWEVVTERRDGKEEMHVFDAVICCSGHYTYPNLPLQDFPGIETFQGRYLHSWDYKGPEDMPGKRVVVIGIGNSGSDIAVESSKFAEQVYMSTRRGAWVIRQVSDDGMPVDMKYNTRFVHILFQLLPMKFLNWLGEKKLNAMYDHTMYALKPSHRFFSQIPVINDDLPYKILSGSVIIKPNVKEIRGSSVLFEDGSVVEKVDTIVFATGYNYDFPYLPSGALHKSGHRVGLYKHVFPPTLEHPTLAVVGFIHALGAIMSQAEMQARWVALVFKGHKKLPSNQAMVKAVEKDTKDIDQNYIVSKLAPLQVDFVSYMDNLAGEIGVRPSLLWLLFTDYPLFKKVLWGPVTTYQYRLTGPGKWEGARQAIFTQFDRMLKPLQTRKVPDQEQNGSISGRLFKLSLSLMAGGAAVFYVHVRDPSVFPNLMAKLRVTIL
- the LOC131130121 gene encoding flavin-containing monooxygenase 5-like isoform X3, which produces MVHKVAVIGAGPSGLSSIKTCLDEGLLPTCFESSDDLGGLWRFKEVSEPNRASIYRSLTINISKEMMCYSDFPIPAEYPNYMHHSKILNYFRMYAEHFKLLQHIRFQTMVKRVRQRPDYSRTGQWEVVTERRDGKEEMHVFDAVICCSGHYTYPNLPLQDFPGIETFQGRYLHSWDYKGPEDMPGKRVVVIGIGNSGSDIAVESSKFAEQVYMSTRRGAWVIRQVSDDGMPVDMKYNTRFVHILFQLLPMKFLNWLGEKKLNAMYDHTMYALKPSHRFFSQIPVINDDLPYKILSGSVIIKPNVKEIRGSSVLFEDGSVVEKVDTIVFATGYNYDFPYLPSGALHKSGHRVGLYKHVFPPTLEHPTLAVVGFIHALGAIMSQAEMQARWVALVFKGHKKLPSNQAMVKAVEKDTKDIDQNYIVSKLAPLQVDFVSYMDNLAGEIGVRPSLLWLLFTDYPLFKKVLWGPVTTYQYRLTGPGKWEGARQAIFTQFDRMLKPLQTRKVPDQEQNGSISGRLFKLSLSLMAGGAAVFYVHVRDPSVFPNLMAKLRVTIL
- the LOC131130121 gene encoding flavin-containing monooxygenase 5-like isoform X1, with translation MYGAENANSQIGEGLLFVKTKRRWNLKISSTMVHKVAVIGAGPSGLSSIKTCLDEGLLPTCFESSDDLGGLWRFKEVSEPNRASIYRSLTINISKEMMCYSDFPIPAEYPNYMHHSKILNYFRMYAEHFKLLQHIRFQTMVKRVRQRPDYSRTGQWEVVTERRDGKEEMHVFDAVICCSGHYTYPNLPLQDFPGIETFQGRYLHSWDYKGPEDMPGKRVVVIGIGNSGSDIAVESSKFAEQVYMSTRRGAWVIRQVSDDGMPVDMKYNTRFVHILFQLLPMKFLNWLGEKKLNAMYDHTMYALKPSHRFFSQIPVINDDLPYKILSGSVIIKPNVKEIRGSSVLFEDGSVVEKVDTIVFATGYNYDFPYLPSGALHKSGHRVGLYKHVFPPTLEHPTLAVVGFIHALGAIMSQAEMQARWVALVFKGHKKLPSNQAMVKAVEKDTKDIDQNYIVSKLAPLQVDFVSYMDNLAGEIGVRPSLLWLLFTDYPLFKKVLWGPVTTYQYRLTGPGKWEGARQAIFTQFDRMLKPLQTRKVPDQEQNGSISGRLFKLSLSLMAGGAAVFYVHVRDPSVFPNLMAKLRVTIL